tctaactcaacattacttgaaaaactaagagaaatcccaaaacccagttgctctcaagagcacattgaaactgcgtatcgaacctagaccgcatatcgaaagtccgattactgcgaaactataaggttatgaccgccttattgggcttgacaaccatcgcgggaatcaagcccaaatagtacccAGAAATACACACTTGAGCcttaagcgaagtgtgtgagaaacgcaaatatctttagaaaatgaactcaaacttaagtgaattggaccattcacttgcgaAAAAAATTGAGGAcgtcagaccatcagtttctgacccaactatGTCCATgaatcaaggaaatttccctacacctattggtatacttattgccctgattgagtgacaatgaccgttgatctgatatgggtcctccatggtcgatcatTGATCCGATCATACTGAAATCATAACCTAGCCTAGATCCATTATCAGAGAACTTACCCTACGCcgtaagtgagtagtggacctccagatgaacccCGCCTGCTCGAAAcaagcaccctttggctataacccaagtatactatggccctggggccattaataTCAGTTTTGAGCCTACATAAGGCCCTTGAATCAccccattcctatcccatacgaattttctcaaaccgtaggagagagaagagagaaaggaagagaaaagagtagggagtgaAGTGAGATCTTTGGAGTTTGCTACAgtgattctttcctgttactccaCGCGTTGAATTGCCTTTACATTTAGCTACACGAACCAtttcaacttcgatttgggtaaggaatcctaaccctaatcttgttttaggaatccaaatagaggaatcgacaaaatagctaacctatctcgtgatttaggtacccgttgttccgtTTACGGTAACGTAGGATTTGAACCgcgtccgaatcaagtattctgatgaaaggtgcggactataaacgtttaggttatgacttttaaggctttcaatgtcagcgatgatttatgtctgacttaattgctaccatatgatcttagttacgatgtatttgataaattatacatgtgtgtgaactatgtgaatatataatgcatttcatgtgtttgttgaaatgtttgaatgaaattgtaattatgatttgtgcttgccatgactattaatctagaatacacaTTTGTTGTATGTAAgataactcctttatgaaaggatttgacataatatatgttataactaatttagttcatgtatgtagtaatgtgtagtttaagtgtttgataaaatgtctgaatgagaaattgtttgacgaatcgcttttaataagggtgttgagataggattctcaactaccttatccataattatagtttccttcatgtaatctaaattgctactacgtgatttacggatgaaatgcatatgtataacaatatgttcaatgtgtttgataaaatgctcaaatgggatttatatttaaattctttgttaaatgctattatgaatatcacatgtatccacatgctgcatttgagtatgattgggactacaatgtagtccaggcaatcggtaatagttctCGATTGAGCGGCCAAATTattctcgccacattggatacactcgatgaatccgagccatatgatgattgtcgacagtggttaggccacgtggaatgcttatgcactatatgtcgattaattcagcgtgcgctcatactaatTGAACTTATCAAATAACTCGTTTGGCcaattgtgtgtttaccatgtatggacactactgcttgaatctaaggtaccacttaccaatgtaaagcccgtttcaaccatggtaccacgatccgctaagactcatgagccgggcatggtggtatgggataccatggtcgtgctatcggcctacgctagggtgacaagcctccctgtagtgtccagtgagcaacctaaactcgtgagctgaatacggtggtatgggacactgtattcgagctgtcggcttacgttcaggtaacgagcctcccgtagtgacctcgtgTATAATtaattgaacttgcctatccactgcttttcattaggggtgatgccatacaacttgcctatcatatgtgaataactaagattgatgaccctagatggatctttgttTGGGTTaacgatataaagggaggtactttagcttcccaaatctgctgtatgaataagcctaatcaattacttggctaacacgaccatgcactgcattgcatgtgctttggcgaggaagcgcacatttagggagtttgccatgcgcgaccgtgagatgaagtcgcttagggagtgcaggcgagggcatgcaacattactgcatatcatcctcacattaaaaagagtagttaggaattgcttgttgtactgctttatcattactgcttaattgaattgatgacatgttaacctttacattataataccactgagttggccactcactcccaccctgggacggtgttttaaaacaccaaccagactctgattttgATGTAGGATATGTCGAGGCTTTCGTGACAGAGCCTTCGACgaggatgaggagttctcctacgttcaactctCAGGCGAGTCTGGGTAAACCTAGAGCTGCGATCGCGAGGGTTACATGGAcactggattagttgaacatttacattgtgacattttgtatattttgaaacaacctaTGTATATTTTCAGCCCagctacatgatcatactctagaggttattAAATACGTACCTATACTCATATATTAAATTCAATCTTCCACTTacctaattacattaactctagagtatgatatgctaatttagggtaatctcactcatatttaatgcactaatatggacaacatttaaacatcattatctatattgcataaatgatgcgttggaactcaggagttgagttatactcgacccccgattttcggggcgttacacatcGATAGCCCGTCAATGGGTCTCGATGGAATAGAAGACCTGctcaagttggtatcaaagcatgattttgattaaactggacctgggttatggtaacatgacgcactctgatgcactttgacttaggagggggcgataaaatatagaaatgatcgtaggatcccaatTTTTGCTACAAACTCTATAAAATGGGCATTCGGTTCCTTGGCAAATTGATGggttttttataaaataaaagttTAAGAGATTCCCCACTCATACCCTTCATCTAAAGTCTATAAATTAATGAGATTAAAGTAATATTTTTGAGCTTTACCACTCTAAATTCCCTAGACCACATATCTATGTGAATATCTTATTAGAAAACAACTATCCCATTAGTTGTAGAAGATTATATGAAGCTTAGTAGAGTGTGTATGTATGCGCACGCAATGCATATGAAAGATATATTCATCAATATCAATAttaatacaaatatcaatatcaaagtaagcaacaAATATGGAGGATCGAGTGCTTATTCATGCCTCAATGGTAAACTcaaaagagtttcaacacaaggtcatgggttcaagtacccattgtggtgaaatcccactatggtgtgagtgcatggATGGGTATGAGTGAGAGTGTTGAAAAAAAATATGGAGGGCCAATTATGCCAATGTTTATGTGTGCAATCAATCATGCCAAGGCTATGCATATATGCTATGCGATGGCCAATCGAGTTGATGTCATATGTAGTCATGTGATGTAATTATGCCAATCCTGATGTCCAATCTATACCTCAGTACGGTTCTCAAttaaaatcactggggtctagtacacatgCACCGAACTGTAGCACACGAACATGCAAGTATAAGAGACCTTACTACTCACTTCAgaagtggtatgccaatgcccattTGACTCACCAGTAGTGGACCCATTTTCAAGCTGGCCAGACAAATTAGTTTCAATTGCTACTACACGCTTTGAGCAGGTGAGACTGCACCCATTTCTTACTGATCACTCAATAGGGGGAAACGCAGCCTATTGGTGTTCAgtactcgtgcgctcatgtatccacttagtctcatCATTGGAGCATCTTGCAGCCAcaaggtttatggactttcacccaaggaaatCATGTACATGTCCAGATGCTTAGAACATATTGCCGGTTTATAAACATATACTCTAGCCACGACAAAACCATGGAGGCTATAACCTTGAAGTCACTTAGGTGTAAGGTACatccttgatgttgctagggtgtagaTATAAGTGCTTCATGAAAATGAGTAAATGCATGAATTCATAATCTTGAGTCATACAATCATGTCATACAAACTATGCATACATGCACGGTGGCCCCATCTCATATGGGTATGCTAAAATGACCTAGCCGTGAGGAGATCAAATGTAATCTTGCCATGCATAAGCACGCTAAACCATGTCATGAGTAGCAAACCCGATCCGCTAGATATCTTCTCAAATCCAGTTGTACTCAACCATGATCATCCATCATCTAATGTTGTGCACACATGATGTCGTTGAAGTATGATGATGCGCGATCATATAGCCAACCATGCATGTGGTGTGTAATGTAATGCCATATCAGCCATAAGAGTAAGGCAACATCAACACATGAGTAAGGCTAATACTCTAATTATAAGAGCAATGTTATAACAAGTGTAAGAGTAATGTTACATCTAATGTAAAGTAAGtgcaacatcaacatcaagtaATAAGGAAGTGTCTTATTAACATAAACAAAACACTACATCATCACAAGCCAGCGTAAAGCCACACTAATATGAGGAAAATGCCACATCAATCTAAGTATAACTATCCATAAGAGATGAGATCCACTTGGATTCCAATTCTAATAGGGCCCTATAATGCGACACTTGCATGGGCTTTCAACCTAATGGGCCCATTCAACAATCGTACATGTAAATGGGCCTATTCGCTCTAATTTGGGATGGCAATCGTATGGCCGACAAGAGATCATGATGGGCCTGAGATGGACATCCAGGTGCACTGcgtgaaaatggtaaaaaaaagacacatttaagaaaattttagatcGTTGAATCTCTTCACGCCACCCCTACCGCCCCATTccattctcatctctctctctctctctctctctctctctctctttatcttgtatgatggcccactctctctctctctttggttctctctctctctctctctctctctctctctctctctctctctctctcgatggaTTGGTAGTTGTATCCATTTGGGTTTTTCTTGGTGTGTGAAATGAAGGGAGGCGAATGCTATATATATCCATTTgggattagatgatcctaaccccaGATCAATGGTTCATAAATCGAACCACTAAAACAATTACaacaaaaatctattttttttcttataaacATAATTTCATGCTTGCATAGGCTTTCAACCCAATGGTCAAGATCCAATTTCATGTTCGGACAAGCCGGTGACACCTCAGCGTCCACCCATCGGGGGCCAAGGAACCAGATTTGCCTCTCCCACGGCAGTTCAAGACTGACGAAATCCTCGGAAAAGCTGGTAAGAccatttaagaaaattttagatcGTCGACAAATTTCTTTGGTTTAATGATGGTTATAAACCATCACTACATTTAGCGCTGGTTGAAGTCCTTACCCATGCACTTTTTCTCGACTTTTATTCAGGACTGTTTGAACTATATTTTTCCTCCAAAGTTTTGATTGAAAATGTAAAACTCCTTGAAAATCTTTTGTCCCACATTTCTTAGAGAGAAAAGGCTAGGGGGATTTATAAGCTCATGAGTTTtctagtattcttacttggagattATAGAGAGATGAAAGTTACATGTTTTAGTGCAGAGCAGTGGAATGTATGCATGCAAGCGTGCATATCATGTCCTGAGGGATGCTCCTACCGATGTGATTTAGTGCAACTATGTTAAGTTGTTGCTAAATTGTCCATAGCGAGTATATCGATCACAAGATTCGATCGGTAGAAAATGGCTGTTGTGCCAATCGGCCAGCAGAAATTACCGATTATGAAGTTCGGTCAATAGATTTCGATTGTTATGAAGTTTCGGTTGGAAGAATCCAAATGTTGAGTCATTCAGTCATGAGAAACGGTTAGATCGGCTGATTTGAGTTAAGTTACGTCTCTTCGTTAATAAACTATATCTGACGGTTCGGAAATGCTTCCTTGGGAAAACGCATAGCCTTTCGTTCTctataaaattcagtgtaaattatGGATTAAACATCATCGTACAATGCACTTTTCAGAGACAAAAAATCCTTCGATTACATTCTCTATTAAAGTGAAATGTCTGTTCATAATATACAGAGTGCCAGAATAGCAAAACTGCATACTGAGTTCATGTTGTAGTCTCTTCATGATTACAGCAAGCGAAACCATCAAGGCTTGTCATTTTCTATAAGCGATTTGCTAGTAACCTGACAACAATCTCATATCGATGAAAGGGGGTGAATAGTGCTTTAAGGAAAGAATATTAGGCATCGAGCCTGTTTTAAAGTTTGATCTTTCTACTTGGTTGATTTCGGTTTCTACCATTATTTATTTCCCAACACTTATTTTATACCAATAGCGTGTATCATTCCTAATGCAAGCCATTGTCTTGAAGAGTTAATCTTAGAATAGAGCCTCGTTGCCTACGTCTGATCTTCAGGATCACCATCATCCATTTCAACAATCATAGTTAAAATGTGCATTGCATTTGTGCCCGGTGTGAATTTCTCACTGTAATTGTAGCATGAGCCCATTTTTCTCctttctgtaaattttcatggtgCAAGCCTTTTGATTGGTGGCAAGCCCTGACAAATTTGGGTTTCCCTAATCTCTTTCATCTTATTTAATACATACCAATATTCAATGACAAGGGTCGCCCCATATTTTCCACTTATCACGAGACAAAATAGCTTACTAAGAAGTGCTCACTAAGAAGTGTTCAAGTAATAGTGTAGTTGGCTAAACATTCGAACTTCAATTGATAACTGCATTCTAAACCTTACTAACGAAGCTTCGACAATGATCCTCCTAGGTCTCTCCTCAGCCATTGGGCCAAGTAGCTACTTTCGCTACAACTGGTAGTTATGCAGGTGGTTGATCTAGTAAAGCTAAGCTAGAGGTAGAGCTAAAGAAGGGTTTGCTTGTGCTCTCAAAAGCAGGGGTCTGGCCGATtgggttttgctttaggtttggTTGAAGCTGCTGGTTGAGGAAGGAGTTGTGTGGAAGCTGTTTCAACTCTGTTTTCAGCACTGCCCTTTGCTAGTGATGCCGCCACGCTTCAAAGTCTCCCTtttggcttcttcttctttttagtttAGCCTTCTGTAGGAGTGGTATATGATAGGTGCGGTCCAGATCTTTTTGTTGGGACCCGCTCGAATGGCTGTGTATTCCAGATTCTCATTAATGAAATTCAAGTGGAATGATTCCACCTAAAAAAAAAGTTCAAACCTTATGGAGCTTCGACAACTGATATTTTAATCCCTATCAGGCTGGGCCAGCTCTACGGGCTATTGGACGTCTTAGTCTAAGCCAGCCTGAATTAGAAATGGGTTTGGAAGTTAAGCCAGAGCCCATCCCTCATATGCATGATTAATCTTCAGCCCGAGCCTAGCTCGCGGCCAGGCCCGGGAATCCGACCTAGCCTATTGACATCCCGACGGCTGGTTCTTCAGTATCTATCACTGTAATTTCAAATTTGGAATCTAATTTCGAGGCAGTGATTATCTGTTGTTGCATTTCATTATTTCTTTGATTAGTCGAAAGGCTAGAGcttgatcatgttgattggtttgaTCAGATGGCGTCTTCCATTCCTCCATTCCAACTAGGGTTACTGCCGACAACCTGGACCGGTCCTTTCTTTGATGCCAAATGAATATCGTACCTACTAATTTAATTATTTGTTCCTTATGCCAAATAGTAATACAACTTCTACATAGACATTTGACCCACAAGCAAGCAATAACTTAGACAACCCAACAAAATCCCCAGTCTAATAGTTTTTGAAAATGAAGACAATCTCAAAGGAGAAAAATAAGTATTCTAAAATATTAAGATATAAAGACTTGGCGAACATCATTTATCAATGATGCTGTTATTCTAACCAAGCACTAGAGCTGTCCTTATTCTAGTATCATGGGTTAATCCCACGATACTCATGAAACATTTATTATCACTTGCATCGATCTATGGGACTGATGTATATTAGTCTTTTGATGGGTAGTAACCATTGATAGTGAATCCTCCATCGATAGCTATGACTTGGCCAGTGATGTACGAAGCAACCGGCATGCAAAGGAATGCCACCAAAGATGAAACCTCGCTGGGCTCGGCAAAGCGTCTAGCGGGAGTATAAGAAATCATTTCTTCCACCATTTCCTTGTTAGCCAGAAtctgagaaagagaataaaaacaTACGAAAAACAAAACATATATCAAAATGACGGGGTATTTACTGTTGTTCGAACGTCTTCAATGTATGTTGAAACAAGTTAACAAgcctaaatattgtatatttattcTCTCAGTTGTATTAATTTTCGTGCATTTAAGTGCTAAATTAACTTACTAATATATGTTTTTTATATGTGAGGTAATTCGGAAGTCAAATACGAAATCATGCTTAGGAATGGTGAAGCACGTAATTTTGCGTAATTACACGATTAGTTTCCAATTTTagatgttatgttatatatatgggtgtaattgtgtGATTAGAGTATTCCAATCGGAAGCTTAAATGTTTTTAGAGTTTAGAGAGgagaaaataatttatttattttttaattgtaaGTTCAACATCTTTTAtactttttattttcatagtgaccGTTGTCACTTTTTATCGTAATTTTTTTtgtataaagtttttttttttttttccacataaaatttatGTGCATGCTTTGTTTTCATTTACTTATTGTCATGTGATTCAAATTTAGGGGTTTCTTCTGCAGTTCCTCAGCAAATGGTGTCAGATATAACATTGATATTCAACTTTAAATTTGAAACATGACGATTAAAGGATCAAACGTGAAGTATGAAATTGAGAAGTTCACTAGGAAAAGAACTTCAAATTATGTAAAGTAAATTTGAGAGACCTTCTAGTTTAGTAAAAGTTGCAACACACACTCTTTGATGTAGAGAAGTGTCCAACATCTATGATCAATGAAGGGTGGAAAGAATTGGAAGAGAAGGCGAAAACCTCAATCCAAATATGTTTGGTGCATGGCGTCCTATACAATGTCCTTGATCAAAACGATTGTCGCAGCGGTTTAAATGAAACTAGATATTTTGTATATGAAGAAATTCCTAGGGAATCGTCTGTATCTTAAGAagcaattttataatcttaagatGGTGGAAGGGTCTAATATTAATGAACACATTAGTACGTTTAGTGAATTGTTTTACAAATTGATAAAGTGTAGAGGTGAAAATCGATGAAGAAGACCAAACCCTAATCTTGTTGAACTCTCTTCCAGAATCCTACGAGAATTTCATAGACATTATGTGCCATAGTAGGGAGACCATAGACGTCAAAACTGTCATCTCAATTTCATGAGAAGTATTTGAGAAAGAAGGACAATAACACGGGTTCCTTTACGAATGTGTTGGTTGCTAAGGGAAGGAATTTTAATTAGGAAAGGAGAGCTTGTGATCGAGATCCAAGTCAAGGGATAAAGGCAAGATGAaatgctagaattgtgggatgaCTGGATACATGAATAAGGATTGTCGGAATCCTAAGCTTAGTAGGGAGAGAAATCGATAATACATTAAAAGAGGCCATCATAGCAGAGTCCAATGAGGAAGTTGATTGTGGTGGTTTCCTAATCGCATCTAAATCTAGGTATCTCAAGAATGAGTGAGTTTTAGATAAGGGGGCCTCATACCACATGACTTTTTAGCAAGAATTTGGTTAAGTAGTTACAATAAGTGCAATGGTGGacagtgtttatgggcaatgacattgcctataCGTTTGTTGGTGTCGATCAATGcttattaagatgtttgatgtgGTAGAGTGTGCAACACCCCGAATGAGACACGTTCCTAACTTAAGGAAGAATATGATATCTTTGGGTGCACTTGATGCACTAGGGTACAAATTCACCAGTACTGCTGGAGCCTAGAGGTCATCAAAGGAGCTAAGGTCTTCATCACTATGGTATCCTTTAGAATTTGATTGAGAATCCTTTATCGGGTGGAGTTGTAACATCTGTAGTGGAGTCCACGTTGACATATTTATAGGCATGCGCACCTAGACCACATGAGTGAGCACGACATGAATGTACTTTTTGATCATTGCTTAATTCTTATATTTAAAAGAATTGATTCAAATGTATATGAGAAttacatatatggtaaacaatcaccTGTTATCTTTTAAGTTGGGAAAACATATAAAGgtatgcttgattatgtgcattcggaTGTATGAGGGCCAACGCCCATAATTTATAGGGAATAATCCATTTTTAtcacattcattgatgattactcCAGAAATGTATggatttattttctgaaaaataaatCCTATTTTCACCACTTTCAAGGTGTGGAAGGCGATGGTTGAAAAACATATTAGTGCACTAATTTTTGCACCTATTTATCAATCGTGTGAGTCCATTTGTTAGTGAATCGTTTGAGGCCTTAGGAGTTGAAGACCGAAGATACATGAAGAATTGGAGCATCAAGGAAGTAAAGAACAAGTAAATTaaggtgccttagtgaccctaaccttatATCTAAAACAACATAGCCTcaaagatgatcctaaccttgatAGGTAACCCTTGTTGATCATCTTTTAACCTTAAAagcaattggaacatgataaattAGGCTAGAAGAGGTGCAAAGATGTTGTGAAATTGTATACTCAAAATAACAGCTTTCGAGTGGTCCTTGATTCCATCAACAACTTGTCGATGggtctcgatgaaatcgaaggtcAGCTCGATGAGATCAAAGAAACGGTccaaagaattaaaaaaatttctaaattttcttgatgggattaAGTGATCTCAATTCTATCGAAGACCCATTCGATCCCATTGAAAAAGCCGTTAACTAGCTTTTTATAATCGTTGGAAACCTTTTTCTATAAAATGGGCATTTAGAATTTTTTGGatttaatagatttttttttttttttttttttttgtgaaattaaATCTTAAGTGATTCTCCACTCATATCCCTCATTCTAAGCCTTTAAACCAATTGAAGGTATAGAAGATGATGGTTGAAAAGCAGACAGGGTGGAAGTTGAAAGTGTTGAGGACAAATAATGGTGGTGAATTCACTTCTAAAGAATTTAATCAGTTTTTATAAAGATGAGGGGATAGTGAGGTACAATATAGTGAGGCATATACTAGATTAGAATGGTGTGGCATAAACGGATGAATCATACTCTCTTAGAGAGAGTCCGAAGTATGTTAAGTACTTTTGCATTGAGTAGGAACTATGGATTAAGGTCACAATATGGCATGTTACTTAGTAAATTGTTCCTGTTTATGGCCATGGATTGTAAAATTTtagaagaagtgtggagtggtcatgatGTAGACTACTCAGGGTACGCATATttagttatgatggttactctcatgtaccgttagtTAAGATATATAAGCAAGACCAAAGAGCGAAGAAACTTATCTTTGTGGGCTATGGTtatggtgtgaaggggtacatgATGTATGACCAGGTCACACGAAAGATCATCATTAGGTTTGATGAAGATTCCTTGTTTCATAGGGATGAATACAaggaattagaaatgaatacaaGGAATTAGAAAAATCAGCTATGATTGACGTTGAAATATAAAAGGTGAGACACAGGTAGAAGCTAAGTCGTAAGAGGAGGTATAGGAGCAGTGGAGCAACTATTTCTCTAAAGAAATCTACTAAGATATTGTAGATTACTGGTGAAATACAAAGATGACTCAAATATTTCATTCGCCCTTATTACGGATGGGGATCCATCTACCTTTCAAGAAGCATTAGATGACTAAGatgatgagaagtggatggcgaCAATGGAGGATGAGATGGATTgtttgtacaagaatgagacatgtgagctagtggagcttcctgTTGGCCATAAAGTAATCGGGTGTAAGTAGATttataagaagaaacatgatatatACAAGGCAAATATTGGTAGCGAATGGATATGCTCAGAAAGAAGGTatcaactttaatgagatattcaCATTGTGGTCAAGCATGTATTTATCATATTCgtattggcactggttgcccaatacaatatgAAATTGGAATAAATAGATGTGAAGATTTCTTTCCTACATGAGGAGTTgaaagagcaaatctacatgaagtaaGCAGAGGGCTAATAAGGTTTGTAGGTTGAGGAGGTCATTGTATGGCTGAAACTGTCACCTAGGCAGTAGTATAAAAGATTTAATACTTTCATGATGGGTTAGCGATTTATcaaaagtgaatatgatcattgtgtctatttcaAGTCATCAAGTAACGAAGAATTCATTATAtcggtattgtatgttgatgacatgcttatcaccaGTCATAGCATGTCTAAGATCGATACattaaagactcagttatcagagacattcaagatgaaagatccgTGGGCTGCAAGAAGATTCTTGGCATAGACATACACAGAGATAGGGAGATAAATAAGCATGTTACGATTATCacaagtagaataccttgagaagttATTAATGAAGTATGAGTACAAAGTAAAATCGGTTAGCATACCCCATGCTACTCACTTTAGGATTTATTAAGATTCAATTAtattatagatgaagaaaagaaagttatatCTTATGTGCCCTATTCAAGTGTAGTTGacaatttgatgtatgtcatggtctctgcgagaccagatatttcacatgtagtaGGTGTTGTAAGTAAATACATGTCTAACCCCAATAAAAAAACACTGAGAAGGAGAACTCCTTGTCTTTTTTATCTCATGGGTATAGCTAATATCTTGACATTTGAGAAATCAAATGGAAAGCTTGTAAGCCATGTTGATAGATTACGTGAGAAATGTGGACAATAAAAGGTTGACTTCCacttactcgtttgtgctagcggTTGGAGCGGTTAGTttgatgtcgaagcttcagttttGGTGAATCTTTCCACAATCGAAGGTGAGTATATGGCAATGACAGAGGCATTTAAGTAAGGTGTTTGGTTGTGTTGGATGATAAATCAGCTTGGGCTTTAGAAGGAGGTTgtgtcggttaattgtgacagcaaaGTATAATCAACTTGGCAAAGAATTTAATTTACCATTgtagaactaaacatattgatgtttgtTATCATTTTATCCTACATGTCCTTGAGGAAGGTGGTGTGACTCTCGAGAAGATCCACATGAGCATGAAACCAACGGATATCCTTAAAAAGTAGTTCCGTGAGAGAACTTGATTATGTGTGACTTCTTTAGGTTTGGCAAATGTTTgatgaagatggagtgtgcacagAAGTGACAATGAAGTTATGATGGAAAACAATTAGAGATGATGATGACAACTTGAAGCAATGGAGCATGAAGATTGAATTCATAATAGATTTTGTTGTTTGGATGTCATCAATCTATCCTAAATTGGGGATTTTGATTAATCGATAGCCCTACTCAATCGATCGAAATTGCAACGGATTGTATATATTGCTTGCTAGAAAGTTTTGGACTTGGTTGATCGATCAACCAAGTTGATCAATATTATTCAAAACTTACAGGGAATACACCTCGTGAACTTTGATGCATGATCAAGAGAAGATATAAAAATCCATCTAAGTTTTTCGTTGAACGATC
This region of Magnolia sinica isolate HGM2019 chromosome 1, MsV1, whole genome shotgun sequence genomic DNA includes:
- the LOC131242904 gene encoding tropinone reductase homolog At5g06060-like, encoding MLFLLGALNQLTKNLACEWAKDNIRTNSVAPWITKTPLVADILANKEMVEEMISYTPARRFAEPSEVSSLVAFLCMPVASYITGQVIAIDGGFTINGYYPSKD